One segment of Syngnathus scovelli strain Florida chromosome 6, RoL_Ssco_1.2, whole genome shotgun sequence DNA contains the following:
- the fam107b gene encoding protein FAM107B isoform X2 yields the protein MATMFRYPVFPHLQGRSVMAEPDCLENDSDQLIKPKKLINPVKNSRNHQDLHRELLMNQKRGLAPQNKPELQKVLEKRKRDQVLKAQKEEQEADKKRSDLEIELMKRQQKLEQLELEQQKNEEEQENTPEFVKMKSNLRRTKQETDGDERTT from the exons ATGGCGACAATGTTCAGATACCCCGTCTTTCCTCATCTGCAGG GGAGGAGTGTCATGGCCGAGCCAGACTGCTTGGAGAATGACTCCGATCAGCTCATCAAACCCAAGAAATTAATCAACCCGGTCAAGAACTCCCGCAACCATCAGGACCTCCACAGGGAGCTGCTTATGAACCAAAAGAG GGGCCTGGCGCCTCAGAACAAACCCGAACTCCAGAAGGTTctggagaagaggaagagagaCCAAGTCCTCAAAGCTCAGAAGGAAGAGCAGGAGGCGGACAAGAAGAGGAGCGACTTGGAGATAGAACTCatgaaaagacaacaaaaattGGAACAG ctggagctggagcaacAGAAGAAcgaggaggagcaggagaacACTCCTGAGTTTGTGAAAATGAAGAGCAATCTGCGCCGGACCAAGCAGGAGACAGACGGCGACGAGAGAACCACTTAG
- the fam107b gene encoding protein FAM107B isoform X1 — MATMFRYPVFPHLQDSRDPGLSLSPGRSVMAEPDCLENDSDQLIKPKKLINPVKNSRNHQDLHRELLMNQKRGLAPQNKPELQKVLEKRKRDQVLKAQKEEQEADKKRSDLEIELMKRQQKLEQLELEQQKNEEEQENTPEFVKMKSNLRRTKQETDGDERTT, encoded by the exons ATGGCGACAATGTTCAGATACCCCGTCTTTCCTCATCTGCAGG ATTCGCGTGACCCTGGTCTGTCGCTGTCTCCAGGGAGGAGTGTCATGGCCGAGCCAGACTGCTTGGAGAATGACTCCGATCAGCTCATCAAACCCAAGAAATTAATCAACCCGGTCAAGAACTCCCGCAACCATCAGGACCTCCACAGGGAGCTGCTTATGAACCAAAAGAG GGGCCTGGCGCCTCAGAACAAACCCGAACTCCAGAAGGTTctggagaagaggaagagagaCCAAGTCCTCAAAGCTCAGAAGGAAGAGCAGGAGGCGGACAAGAAGAGGAGCGACTTGGAGATAGAACTCatgaaaagacaacaaaaattGGAACAG ctggagctggagcaacAGAAGAAcgaggaggagcaggagaacACTCCTGAGTTTGTGAAAATGAAGAGCAATCTGCGCCGGACCAAGCAGGAGACAGACGGCGACGAGAGAACCACTTAG
- the fam107b gene encoding protein FAM107B isoform X3: protein MAEPDCLENDSDQLIKPKKLINPVKNSRNHQDLHRELLMNQKRGLAPQNKPELQKVLEKRKRDQVLKAQKEEQEADKKRSDLEIELMKRQQKLEQLELEQQKNEEEQENTPEFVKMKSNLRRTKQETDGDERTT, encoded by the exons ATGGCCGAGCCAGACTGCTTGGAGAATGACTCCGATCAGCTCATCAAACCCAAGAAATTAATCAACCCGGTCAAGAACTCCCGCAACCATCAGGACCTCCACAGGGAGCTGCTTATGAACCAAAAGAG GGGCCTGGCGCCTCAGAACAAACCCGAACTCCAGAAGGTTctggagaagaggaagagagaCCAAGTCCTCAAAGCTCAGAAGGAAGAGCAGGAGGCGGACAAGAAGAGGAGCGACTTGGAGATAGAACTCatgaaaagacaacaaaaattGGAACAG ctggagctggagcaacAGAAGAAcgaggaggagcaggagaacACTCCTGAGTTTGTGAAAATGAAGAGCAATCTGCGCCGGACCAAGCAGGAGACAGACGGCGACGAGAGAACCACTTAG
- the LOC125970213 gene encoding glycine cleavage system H protein, mitochondrial: MSACRLVRCCVSSNFSPLFPLLSRPLQRSSHRFCPKFSLLRSISSSSRLSAALKFTDKHEWIRVGDDGIGTVGISNFAQAALGDVVYCGLPEVGTQLAQQDEFGALESVKAASELFSPLTGEVVEVNALLADKPGLVNKSCYKDGWLMKMTITKPSELDSLMDEAAYERYIRSIED, translated from the exons ATGTCCGCCTGTAGACTTGTCCGCTGCTGCGTGTCTTCTAACTTTTCCCCACTTTTCCCTTTATTATCACGTCCGCTACAGCGGTCGTCTCATCGGTTTTGTCCTAAATTTTCGCTCCTAAGAAGCATTTCGTCGTCGAGCCGGTTGTCAGCAG CACTTAAATTCACAGACAAGCACGAATGGATTCGTGTAGGAGACGACGGAATCGGGACTGTCGGTATCAGCAACTTTGCTCAG GCGGCCCTGGGTGATGTGGTTTACTGTGGACTGCCGGAGGTGGGGACCCAACTTGCCCAACAAG ACGAGTTTGGTGCTCTGGAAAGCGTTAAGGCCGCTAGTGAGCTTTTCTCTCCATTGACTGGGGAGGTGGTGGAGGTCAACGCGCTACTGGCTGACAAACCAGGCCTGGTCAACAAATCTTGCTACAAAGatg GATGGTTAATGAAGATGACCATTACCAAGCCATCCGAGTTGGACTCCCTGATGGACGAGGCGGCTTATGAGCGATACATTCGCTCCATAGAGGACTAA
- the si:ch1073-390k14.1 gene encoding deoxyribodipyrimidine photo-lyase has product MPQTGEDDGELVVVRKLLREVLLGREDPEGFFAMCLSILGHQETRARFLHVVQPLSSANRSLHTTLVSIHEEYFAKAEDDELELAVTLSLLDAQDHPRTRPQTFDGASNLNGQSKDGGSRTLEKDTCPDMSGTSQTVIAQQGMGKKDDTDQVEKIKHSKSRRQRRKAAAQHVIGLPRSPSGAAPVLLWVRRDLRLCDNPALVGSLECGAPVIPVFIWSPEEEEGPGMTVAMGGACKYWLHQALFSFRSSLEGIGSHLVFLEATGVGASSLRMLKELVKETGARTVLANALYEPWLKERDDKVVSTLQKDGLQCKMFHSYCTRDPYSVSTEGVGLRGIGSVSHFMSCCRQNPSGSTSGAPLDPPTSLPAPSSWPQGIALDTLDLARMPRRKDGTTIDWAENIRKSWDFSEEGAHARLEAFLHNGVYRYDKESGRADAPNTSTLSPYLHFGQLSPRWLLWDAKGARCRPAKFQRKLAWRDLAYWQLTLFPDLPWESLRPPYKALRWSSNGDHLKAWQRGRTGYPLVDAAMRQLWLTGWMNNYARHVVASFLIAYLHLPWQEGYRWFQDTLVDADVAIDAMMWQNGGMCGLDHWNFIMHPVDAAMTCDPYGNYVRKWCPEIAELPDELIHKPWKCPASMLRRAGVVLGQTYPERIVTNLEERRSRSLQDVAVVRRQHEEYVDKHSGCDLVPLPPRLVSEALGSAHPTAEKQFLLPVITRMEFKHQMDDPDADGAANPYNAVLKGYVSRKRDETVAFLNERDFTASVLHEGAQRRERLESDHRRMEGLPPTRFPPRGRARRTTNAKDRFSSLPGGAVLTTHR; this is encoded by the exons ATGCCTCAAACTGGAGAAGATGACGGCGAGCTGGTCGTGGTCCGAAAACTCCTAAGAGAAGTGCTGCTGGGTCGGGAGGATCCGGAGGGGTTCTTCGCGATGTGCCTGTCCATCCTGGGTCACCAGGAGACCCGCGCCCGGTTTCTGCACGTCGTCCAGCCTCTGTCGTCGGCCAATCGCTCCTTGCACACCACACTCGTCTCCATCCATGAGGAATATTTCGCCAAG GCTGAAGATGATGAGTTGGAACTAGCAGTGACCCTGTCTCTTCTTGATGCACAAGATCACCCAAGAACCCGACCACAGACATTTGATGGGGCATCTAATCTAAACGGCCAGTCAAAGGATGGAGGAAGTAGAACCCTTGAGAAAGATACATGCCCGGACATGTCTGGTACAAGTCAGACTGTTATTGCCCAGCAAGGCATGGGCAAAAAAGATGACACGGACCAGgtggagaaaataaaacactCCAAAAGCAGACGACAGCGTCGGAAAGCGGCAGCCCAGCACGTTATTGGTTTGCCCCGATCTCCATCGGGGGCGGCGCCGGTACTGCTTTGGGTTCGCAGGGACTTGAGGCTGTGTGACAACCCGGCTCTTGTTGGCTCCCTGGAGTGCGGTGCCCCCGTCATACCTGTGTTCATCTGGAGCCCTGAAGAGGAAGAGGGGCCAGGAATGACTGTGGCTATGGGAGGAGCTT GTAAATACTGGCTTCATCAAGCTCTGTTCTCCTTTCGGTCGTCTTTGGAGGGTATTGGCAGTCATCTGGTCTTCCTGGAGGCGACCGGTGTTGGAGCCAGCTCTCTACGTATGCTGAAGGAGCTGGTGAAGGAGACCGGGGCCCGAACAGTGCTGGCCAATGCCCTCTACGAGCCCTGGCTTAAGGAGCGGGATGACAAGGTGGTATCAACGCTGCAAAAAGACGGGCTCCAGTGCAAGATGTTCCACTCCTACTGCACTAGAGACCCTTACTCTGTCAGCACGGAGGGCGTGGGACTCAGAG GAATTGGATCTGTATCTCACTTCATGAGCTGCTGCAGACAAAATCCATCAGGCTCCACATCCGGTGCTCCATTGGATCCGCCCACGTCTCTGCCCGCACCTTCCAGCTGGCCTCAAGGCATCGCTCTGGACACACTAGACCTGGCACGGATGCCACGCAGGAAGGACGGCACCACG ATTGATTGGGCAGAGAACATTCGCAAGTCCTGGGATTTCAGCGAAGAGGGCGCTCATGCCAGGCTAGAAGCTTTTCTCCACAATG GTGTGTACAGATATGACAAAGAGTCAGGCAGAGCTGATGCCCCCAACACCAGCACTCTATCGCCGTACCTCCACTTCGGTCAGCTCAGCCCTCGCTGGCTCTTGTGGGACGCCAAAGGGGCACGGTGTCGACCTGCAAAATTCCAACGCAAACTGGCATGGAGGGATTTGGCATACTGGCAGCTCACATTGTTTCCTGACCTTCCCTGGGAATCTCTCAGACCCCCGTACAAG GCACTGCGCTGGAGCAGCAATGGCGATCACCTGAAGGCTTGGCAGCGAGGCCGTACGGGCTACCCGCTGGTGGACGCAGCCATGAGGCAGCTGTGGCTGACTGGCTGGATGAACAACTATGCCAGGCACGTGGTGGCATCTTTCCTCATAGCGTACCTCCATCTGCCCTGGCAGGAAGGTTACCGCTGGTTTCAG GACACACTGGTGGACGCCGACGTTGCCATTGACGCCATGATGTGGCAGAATGGCGGCATGTGCGGACTGGATCACTGGAACTTTATCATGCATCCCGTCGATGCTGCCATGACGTGCGACCCGTATGGCAACTATGTTAGGAAATGGTGTCCTGAAATTGCAGAGCTGCCTGATGAGCTCATTCACAAACCATGGAAATGCCCGGCGTCCATGCTACGACGTGCAG GCGTGGTGCTGGGGCAAACATACCCTGAGAGAATAGTTACAAACCTGGAGGAAAGGCGTAGTCGCTCTCTTCAAGACGTAGCTGTAGTACGAAGACAACACGAAGAATACGTGGACAAACACTCGGGCTGCGACTTGGTGCCTCTTCCGCCTCGCCTGGTATCTGAGGCCCTGGGCTCAGCTCACCCGACTGCAGAAAAACAGTTCCTCCTTCCAGTTATCACACGCATGGAATTCAAGCATCAGATGGATGACCCAGACGCGGACGGCGCCGCCAATCCTTACAACGCTGTTCTCAAGGGCTATGTCAGCCGCAAGAGGGACGAAACTGTGGCATTCCTCAATGAGCGAGACTTCACAGCCAGTGTCTTGCACGAAGGAGCTCAGAGGAGGGAGAGGCTGGAGAGTGACCATCGCCGCATGGAGGGGCTCCCGCCCACACGGTTCCCACCACGGGGAAGAGCCAGACGCACCACAAATGCAAAGGACCGCTTCTCGAGCCTACCAGGTGGGGCTGTTCTTACTACACACAGGTGA